AAAATCCCGGTACAGCCCCGACACATCGTTAACCCCGTCGTGCATGATCTTTTCAATGTCAGGGGACTCAAGCAGGGGTTTCAGGGGAAGGCAATCTCCGAGTTCCAGCGGGTCGATTATATAGCTTACACGGCCATCGGAAATCTGGATCAAGCAAACCTTTTCGTAATAGGCATAAAAGCCGTTGGATTCGGTATCGAGGGCTATGGCCGGGCATCTGGCAAGATGAATCGCAAGCTGTTCAAGCTCTTCGGGTCGTGTTATAAGTGAGACAATCAGTTCATCTGAAGGAGGATGGGGCCGTGAGGCGGAAAAAGGAGAGAGGGCGGAAGCAGAAAGAAACTCCTTCTTCGGTTTCATTGCAGGACGACTCCTTTTACAAGCCCTTTGCGGACATTCAGGAACGGCTCGGTCTGGTTAATGAAAAAACAACCCGCAGATCCGGAAAAAACAAGTACAGGGAAATCATGGAAGCGGTTGAGCGTCTCCGGCAACGGGAGGCACAAGCAGCCGAAGAAAATGAGGCAGAAATCTTTGCCAGGGCAATGGAGGGCGTTGTCCCTATAGAAAAAGACGGCCCGGGGCGAATACCGGCTCCGAGACCTACCGAATCCATTCCGCATAACTTTATCCGTTCCGAACACGAAGCATACGCTCAACTCGCCGAACTGGTTTCCGGCGCTACCACCTTTGATCTATTCTATACGGATGAATACGTCGAGGGAGCAGTCCACGGACTGCCGTACCGTATTCTAAAGAAACTCCGCCGAGGGGAGTTCAGTTATCAGGATTACCTCGACCTTCATGGATATACTAGAAAGGAAGCGAAAATAAAAGTCATTTCCTTTCTCGAACGGTGTTATGCCAAGGGCATAAGATGCGTTCTCATAATCCCCGGAAGAGGACTAAACTCTCTTGAAGGAAAACCCGTCTTAAAGGAAGGACTCATCCGATGGCTCACCCACCACCCTCTTAAACAAATAGTCCTTGCCTTTTCCTCTGCCCGATCCTGCGACGGAGGGCTCGGAGCCTTTTACGTCCTGCTACGGCGTCAGAAGGGCAAGGGAACCTTCTTCGTAAACCGCTACGGCTTCTGAATTACCGGGAATAACCCGGAAGATTTATGGTGGTACAGGAAGACCCGGGCTTACAGGATTTCGTCGTAACCGAGGGCCCTTCTCCCGCCGAGGGTTTGACGAAATGGCTGGTGCGGCTGACAATTCTTTCCATCTCATCAGAGCCACACTGGTCACAGCAAAGCTCAACACGTTCATCAGAGGACTTAAACAGATATTCCCGTACCGCCCCGCATCTGCTACACTTGAATTCGTAAATGGGCATTTCCGGCCTCCTTAATTTTGAAAAGAATGCAATTGTCCTTATAAAGCGTAATCGATGCCCGTCAAGGCCTAATTGTTAACCTTTGTATAGGAGAAATCAATGAAAGTCCTTTTTATTATCACAACAAACGATGCCGAAACGGTTTATAACGCTATGAGGCTTGCTCATGTGGCGGTAAAAAAAGGAGACGAAGTAAGCGTTTTCATGTTGGGTAAAGGCGTCCTCTTTGAGCAGATCTCAAACGAGCAGTTCGACGTTATGAGCCTTATCAACAGCTTTGAAGGTGATTTTTACGTCTGAGGGGTATGTCTCAAGGCCCACGGTCTGGTGGCCTCTGCTACCTGCCCTGTCGGCTGGATGGACGACCTTTACGAGCTTGCGATGGAAGCGGATAAGGTTTTCACCTTTTAAGGAAGGGTCTTCGTCCAGATGATCACCCTCTGTTCTCCGTCAGAAGATCTTTCGTGTTTTGGGTGTTGCCCTCCTATAAGGCCTGCGGGATACGATCATCTGGCCTATGTAAGGATTCTTAAAAGGGAGTTCAGAGAAAACCGCAGGCGTTTGCCGGAAAACATTGCAAGAAGAAAACCCATCACGGGTTTCAGCTGCTGGGCTCTGGGTTATCTCGACAGTAGATTTTTAAGAATTGGCTGTATGCTCCATCCGAAGGCGAACGGAGGCGAAGACCTGCGTCACATCACGGGTTACGGTGCAAAGTGTGCAAGAGAGTCCTGCCTTCAGGCCGGGATTTTTGACCGCCTATCTCATGAGCAGAAAACCTTCTGGCTGGAGCCATCACAGGGGTTGTCCCCCTTTTTTTATTCCAGCCCGGAGGCAAATCCCCTTTTTCATCTTTTGTTCTGGCATGAGGAAGTGCTGGGACTTTTTTACGAATATGCAACTGCTCGTGGATGGAGCTGTACAGAGCTTTTATGGCACGTTCCCTTTCTCCTGGAACGCCGAATTCACCCAAGAGCGTGGCGCATGGTGGTAAAGAGGGTCATCCAGTCCGGGCTCAACTCCTTTGCGCTGGAATGTCTCCCCTGGGAAGAAATATTTTCAGGGTTCAGAAAAGAGGTGGAAAAAATCAATAACAGATTTTTCCGTTCCCTTTCCTTGAACAGAAGCCTTTATGTTCACCGGCTGGATATGCCCGGAGACTTTAAAGACTTCTTGAAATTTTTTCTTAAAAAGAATGTGATAGAGCCGGAGAATGCGGTCACCGTCCACGAGCACTTTTCAGGTGTCATTGAAGATATTATGGATCGGCTGGGCGTGAGATGATCTGACATGATGGATCTACTTCTCCTTTCTGCAGGTTGGGGAACACGACTCCGGCCTCTCACATTCTACCGACCGAAAGCCCTTATTCCCGTAAGGGGAAAGCCCTGCCTTGAGACCTGTTACGACGCCTTAAACGAGGTCTTCACCATAGGATCTATCTGGGTTAACACCCATGCACTTTCACCCTGGTTTTTCAGGTTTTTTGAGAAATCTCCTTTCAGAAACTGGCGGCTACTCTACGAACCGGAAATCCTGGGATCCGGCGGAACCGTAATGCACTGTATGAACTCATCAAAGGCCCGATGGCTCATGGTTGTAAACTCCGACACTTTTCTTCCTTCGCAGAAGATCGAATGGCTTTCCGGTCTTGAACCCGAACCGGGAGCCGTCGTTATCGTGGTATCTTCAAAATCCGGTCTGAACAATGTGGTCGTCAACAACGAAGGCCGGGTTATCCGGTTCAGATCGAAAGAACTGACCTCCAGAGAGCAAGATCTCGGCTACCGGCTTGTGGCTTTTGCAGGAATACACCTGCTGGACAAGAAGGCGGCCGAAAGCATTAGCTGGTGCGGCGACTATGCGGACATTATAAATCTTTATGCTCCGTTGCTAAAACAAGGGAGAATACGTGCCGTTGAGTGTCCGCCTTCTGCATGGCATGACATAGGCAATATACGGAGATACTTTGACGCACACACTTCAGAAGGTGCCCGCTCTTTCTGGGCGGGTTCCCAGGTTGTAATAGAACCCGGATGTTCCGTGGAAAAGGTGATACTCTGGGACGGGGTCGTTGTAAGAACTGGAAGCAGGCTGAGATCGTGTATAGTAACGGACGGGGTTGAGGTATCGGGAGTTTTTGAAAGTGCGGTCATCACTCCTTCGGCAGTCATTCCGATTGGACGTGGAGAGTTTTGCCGGTATCTTCCCTGACTTTCCGGCTCCAGAGCGTATCATCCCCCTACCCGGGGACGGCTCGGAAAGACAATTCTTTCGTCTCCACGGCCCCGAAGGTTCAGCCGTTTTAATAGTACATCCTCCGGAGACAGAAACCGTAAAGCGGGAAAACAGGGCTTTTTCCGCCTTTGGTCGCTACCTGAAAAGCCTCGGTATATCCGTGCCGGGAATCCTTGCGGAAAATCACTCTCTGGGATTCTTCATCGTAGAAGATGCAGGAAATGTACACATTCAGGATCTAGTGAAAAGAGAAGCCCGGGATAAACGGAGGACCCTGTACGGAAAAATTCTCCGTCTGCTCCTTGACTTCCATATCAAAGCCCCCGAAGCCTTTGACCCTGCTTACTGTCTTGACGGTCAATACTACGATCCCCCTTTCGTCCTGGAAAAAGAACTGGAATACTTCAGAAAAGCCTTTCTAAACGATTTTCTATCTTTGAATGTGAGATGGAAAGACCTGGCGGATGATTTTTCTTATCTCGCCGAGAAATCCGGAATATTAACAGGCAACACGGTTATACACCGCGATTTTCAGAGCCGAAATCTCATGGCAAAGCAAGGGAAGATCTACCTGCTGGATTTTCAGGGGATGCGCTACGGGCCTCCCGAGTACGACATAGCATCCCTTTTTCTCGACCCCTACGTCCCGGTGGGAAGAAGCGAAAGGCTTTCCTGGATAGCCTTTTACGCATCCCGTAACCCTGCTTTTTCGACGGCACGATTTCACGCCGTAACACTCTGCCGCAATTTGCAAATTCTCGCCGCTTTTGCTTTTCTCACAAGGCAAAAAAAGAAAATAAGGTTTGCCGCTTATATTCCGGAGGCCTGGAGGGCCTTGAAGGGAAACTCTTTTTTGAAAAATTGCCCCAAATTGAGGAAGCTTCGGAGTTTACTTGACATTGTTTCTCCTGCACTTGAAAAAGTCATGGACAGCACGGCGATAACCTGTTATAGGCGCAATTTACACGGGAAGTGTGCGCAAAACGGCAAGAGGAGGGTTGTTTAATGACGTCGAAGACTACCCGTACCCGTCAAAAAAGAAAAAATAAAGACCACCCTAATAAAGTAAACCTTAAGAAAAACCAGAAGAGAATCCTTAAAAATCTGGAAGTTCTGGAGAAGGCGGTATCCGAGCAGGGTTAATCAAACCGGGGCCTCAGAGCCCCGATTTGCTTTAAGAAATCGACCGGTCGGTCTCTCATGATATCGAGTAAGTGTTGCTCTAACCCGCCCAGAGGGTTTAAAGCACCTCGAAGATGTCCATTATATAGAGCCTTTCTGAAGCTTGTCCATGAAAACCGGAAGCTCCGGGATCTTTCCATGCTGGATCCTCTGACGGGCCTGTACAACATGAGAAGTTTCTTCAGGGCACTGGAATCGGAAATGCACAGAACACGGAGAAGTCGTGTGCCCACAAGCCTGATCATGCTGGATCTTGATCACTTCAAGCAAATAAACGATACCTACGGGCACATAGCAGGAGACTATGTGTTAAAAAGCGTAGCCGACACGCTGCGCAACGGTGTTCGGGCCGGAGACCTGCCCTGCCGTTATGGAGGAGAAGAATTCGCCGTGGTACTACCGGGCACATCCCTCAGTCAGGCCGTAGGTGTCGCAAAAAGGCTCAAAGAGGCCATTGAAAAGCTGAAATGCTTCTATGCCGGAAAAGAGATCCCCGTTACGGCAAGCTTCGGGGTTGCAACTTACAGGGGAACGACGCCTCCGGAAGTAACTCCCTTTGTGGATCGGGCAGATAAATGCCTTATGGAAGCCAAGCAAAACGGTCGAAACAGAATAGTCTGGGAAGCAGAAGAACCCAAAATCGAAGTTTCTCCCCAGGAAAAGGAACTGCTGAAAATCTTTGCCAATTCATGATACCCCCGAATAACCGTTCCAGCGGACGCGACAGGACCACAACAAAACTGCTCCCATCAAAAAGAAAAAAAGCACACTTAAAATGGAAACCTCCATGGAACGGGTTGCATCAAAAACCATACCGAAAACGAAAGGCCCCAGAAGAGAAGAAAACCTTCCGCCCATGGCATAGAAGCCGAAAAACTCACCGGATCGGTTATCCTTTATGAATTTCGTGAAGGCGGAGCGGCTTAAAGCCTGACTGCCTCCCAGAACCAGACCGCTTAACCCCGCAAGTATCCAGAACTCCAGGCTACGGCGGATCCATACCGCATAGGTTACAATAAGACACCACACAGCCAGATTGCCCAGAAGAATTCTCAAAGTCCCGAACTTGTCCGCAAGAAAGCCGAATAACAGGGCTCCCGGAAAGGCAACAAACTGGGTGACGAGAAGCGCTCCCATAAGCTCCTTCTGGGTTATTCCCAGCCGGTAGGAACCGTAGATTGCTGCCATACTTATTACCGTCTGTATCCCGTTGTTGTAGAAGAAAAAAGCAGTAAGAAAGAGAAGGGCTCCCGGAGTTTCTTTTATTCTCTTAAGGCTGCTCAGGAATCCGTCGCAGGATGGCTCTGAAACCGAATGTTTCGTTAAGCCCTCTATGGCCGAAGCCGGCAACCAGACCATAGCCGGAAGAGAAAAGAGAAGCCACCAGATGCCTACAGAGGCAAGACACAATCTAATAATGAAAAAATCGTTGTGTTCAATCCTTATTCCCGGTAATCCAAGGATAAAAAACTGGAAGGCCAGCAGAAGTCCTCCCCCGACGTAGCCCCAGGCGTAACCCTGAGACGACAAGATGTCGTGCTTGTTTTCGGGAGCAATTATTGGAAGGTAGCTGTTGTACATTACATCGGCAAAAAGAAAGCTCAGGTGTCCTATGAGAAAACAGACCAGAGCATACCAGACCCAACCCGGATAGGCAAAAAGCATCATGGCCGTAGCACCGGCACCGGAAAGAACAAAAAGTATGAAAAGGGGTTTTCTGAGTCCGTATGTATCCGCCACCTTTCCGGCCAGAGGGGCAAAGAGGGCGGCGATAAGCACCGAGATGGATACCCCGTAAGCCCACAGGGAGGGCCCGGGAACACAATGGGCAAGAAGGCAGAGACCTCTATCGGGGACGACGGATTGCGAGAAATATACGGGGAAAAGGGCCGTCAGTATAACGGTTGCGAAGGCAGAATTGGCCCCATCGTAAAGACACCATGCCCTGCACACCCTCTCACGGGGAACCGCCCACTTCAGAAAAATCAACCAACTCCACCGTTCCGTTTCGGAGGTTCTACAAAAGGCTTTATGTCCAGAACCGGGGTTCCATCGTACATATCAATTCCACGAACCTTTATGACATTGCCGTCAAGCCCGATAACATCGAGCACAGAAAGGCCAATAGCGTTGGGTCTGATAGGCGAACAAATGCTGAATACACCCATGGGACGATCTTTGTGAGGAGGTTTTTGAATCAAAAATTCGTCACTAAAAGGCGGGCTTTTGTGAAAATAAAAAAGGACGACTATTTTATCCCCTGTGGA
This Thermodesulforhabdus norvegica DNA region includes the following protein-coding sequences:
- a CDS encoding Smr/MutS family protein — encoded protein: MRRKKERGRKQKETPSSVSLQDDSFYKPFADIQERLGLVNEKTTRRSGKNKYREIMEAVERLRQREAQAAEENEAEIFARAMEGVVPIEKDGPGRIPAPRPTESIPHNFIRSEHEAYAQLAELVSGATTFDLFYTDEYVEGAVHGLPYRILKKLRRGEFSYQDYLDLHGYTRKEAKIKVISFLERCYAKGIRCVLIIPGRGLNSLEGKPVLKEGLIRWLTHHPLKQIVLAFSSARSCDGGLGAFYVLLRRQKGKGTFFVNRYGF
- a CDS encoding FmdB family zinc ribbon protein — its product is MPIYEFKCSRCGAVREYLFKSSDERVELCCDQCGSDEMERIVSRTSHFVKPSAGEGPSVTTKSCKPGSSCTTINLPGYSR
- a CDS encoding DsrE family protein translates to MKVLFIITTNDAETVYNAMRLAHVAVKKGDEVSVFMLGKGVLFEQISNEQFDVMSLINSFEGDFYVUGVCLKAHGLVASATCPVGWMDDLYELAMEADKVFTF
- a CDS encoding sugar phosphate nucleotidyltransferase, which gives rise to MMDLLLLSAGWGTRLRPLTFYRPKALIPVRGKPCLETCYDALNEVFTIGSIWVNTHALSPWFFRFFEKSPFRNWRLLYEPEILGSGGTVMHCMNSSKARWLMVVNSDTFLPSQKIEWLSGLEPEPGAVVIVVSSKSGLNNVVVNNEGRVIRFRSKELTSREQDLGYRLVAFAGIHLLDKKAAESISWCGDYADIINLYAPLLKQGRIRAVECPPSAWHDIGNIRRYFDAHTSEGARSFWAGSQVVIEPGCSVEKVILWDGVVVRTGSRLRSCIVTDGVEVSGVFESAVITPSAVIPIGRGEFCRYLP
- a CDS encoding aminoglycoside phosphotransferase family protein, with translation MESFAGIFPDFPAPERIIPLPGDGSERQFFRLHGPEGSAVLIVHPPETETVKRENRAFSAFGRYLKSLGISVPGILAENHSLGFFIVEDAGNVHIQDLVKREARDKRRTLYGKILRLLLDFHIKAPEAFDPAYCLDGQYYDPPFVLEKELEYFRKAFLNDFLSLNVRWKDLADDFSYLAEKSGILTGNTVIHRDFQSRNLMAKQGKIYLLDFQGMRYGPPEYDIASLFLDPYVPVGRSERLSWIAFYASRNPAFSTARFHAVTLCRNLQILAAFAFLTRQKKKIRFAAYIPEAWRALKGNSFLKNCPKLRKLRSLLDIVSPALEKVMDSTAITCYRRNLHGKCAQNGKRRVV
- a CDS encoding GGDEF domain-containing protein, yielding MLDPLTGLYNMRSFFRALESEMHRTRRSRVPTSLIMLDLDHFKQINDTYGHIAGDYVLKSVADTLRNGVRAGDLPCRYGGEEFAVVLPGTSLSQAVGVAKRLKEAIEKLKCFYAGKEIPVTASFGVATYRGTTPPEVTPFVDRADKCLMEAKQNGRNRIVWEAEEPKIEVSPQEKELLKIFANS
- a CDS encoding MFS transporter; translated protein: MIFLKWAVPRERVCRAWCLYDGANSAFATVILTALFPVYFSQSVVPDRGLCLLAHCVPGPSLWAYGVSISVLIAALFAPLAGKVADTYGLRKPLFILFVLSGAGATAMMLFAYPGWVWYALVCFLIGHLSFLFADVMYNSYLPIIAPENKHDILSSQGYAWGYVGGGLLLAFQFFILGLPGIRIEHNDFFIIRLCLASVGIWWLLFSLPAMVWLPASAIEGLTKHSVSEPSCDGFLSSLKRIKETPGALLFLTAFFFYNNGIQTVISMAAIYGSYRLGITQKELMGALLVTQFVAFPGALLFGFLADKFGTLRILLGNLAVWCLIVTYAVWIRRSLEFWILAGLSGLVLGGSQALSRSAFTKFIKDNRSGEFFGFYAMGGRFSSLLGPFVFGMVFDATRSMEVSILSVLFFFLMGAVLLWSCRVRWNGYSGVS
- a CDS encoding SAM-dependent methyltransferase, encoding MSEFGKKEILFFPIGFVRVQADKVPRHWTVSDLEGEIVIDPAYSKGLSDISTGDKIVVLFYFHKSPPFSDEFLIQKPPHKDRPMGVFSICSPIRPNAIGLSVLDVIGLDGNVIKVRGIDMYDGTPVLDIKPFVEPPKRNGGVG